From Zea mays cultivar B73 chromosome 3, Zm-B73-REFERENCE-NAM-5.0, whole genome shotgun sequence:
ACATATATAGATATAGTATATGAAGTGGAGGGCAGAAAGGGAAATAAACTGGCAACGACTTCATATATGAAACAACAATAACCATTACCACTACACACACACGGAggattaattaagtttacatgcacTAGCAAAAATGTACGTAGACACAGCGTAAATTTAAGCACAACGTCAATTTAAGCACCACTACACAACAATAGCCTTTAAAATGTATGTAGACACAACGTAAATTTAAGCACGTAGCAAAAAATATGCATCTAAAAAAAATCAATACAAAGGGAGCATTTGTTGCGTAGCCTCTGGAATGGTTAGGAGTGTACTAGATGGTTATGGTTGGTTCTCAGTCACTATTGGCATCATAGGTTTTACATCGTGTCTTTCATCACACCTGTCACTACCACTAGTTATGCAATGCTAATTGCATGCAGCTACTTATATAATAGTATGATGATGAAAACGATATAGGCCGGATCACATATATTACGACAAGTAGCAGAATGAATAATATATGATTCAATCACGAGTTAATGTTCAACAGAAGAAGTGCGCATGCATAATATATTACGAACGTTAACCGGATATTTCCAAACTCGTGAACTTCATGAATCATGATCCCTAAACACGATGAACACAAGAATAAAGTTTTATACACAGCTAGGCAGCTAGCTAGCGCTGGGCAATATACAACAAACACacttaaggggtgtttggtttgcccctgctaaaatttagcccctatcacatcgaatgtttgaacttccgttcggggtattaaatgtagtcggattataaaactaatttctcagccgaagattaaaaagtgagatgaatctagtacagttggttgggtctatatttcatactcctacttGAAAGTCAAACacttgatgtgacccgggctaaactttagtccacagaaccaaacacccccttaattacTTGGCCTCACGTACTGGCAGCGATAGAAATCGTTAACCTATTTCGTAACCATAACATAAACCACTTTCTGACTTGCGATTCCTTGTCGCCACCCACGCTGAGAGCGATCGAGATCTTCTACGCCCAGCCGTGGCCGAAGCTGTTGCGGAAGCGCAGCAGCCACATGGCGGGAAAGCTGCACCTGCACGGCACCGGCACGGTCCTGTGCTGTTTCGGGTGCGCGGGAACGGCGATCTCATCCTGGACCTGGTGGAGGCTGTGCTCGCCCGTCTCCGTGGCCACCGAGGAGAAGAGCCACCGACTGGAGGACGATGACGACCACACCTTGGCCGGCGGCGCCGGGCGCTGCCGCCACCTCTTCCCGAGGCTGAGCCGCCGGAAGATGCCGGCGACGAAGCCGATCCTGATCCTCTTGAGCCTGCAGCGCCGCTTCTTGCCGCTCCTCGCCGCCGCCCTGCCGCCGCTCTTCTGGTCACGGCGTGCCACCGAGGCGGCCGCCACCTGCCTACCGACCGCGACGTTGCCGTGCCGGAGAAGGTACGACGGCGGCGGCGTGATGGCTGGGAGCGCGCCGGCGGCCGTCCGTGCGACGTCCTTGGGCGTGCCCGGCTGCGACTCCCAGACGAACGGCACCGCGCCCGGCTCCGCCCAGTAGTACCGGAACGACAGGTTGGCCGCGGAGCTCTCCCTGGTGAGGAGCCGCTCGTAGAACTTGCCGTCCTGCTTGATGCGGAGCGGGCTCTGCGGCGGCATGGCGCCGTTGCCCCGGAGAGGgctccgcggcggcg
This genomic window contains:
- the LOC103651058 gene encoding uncharacterized protein, translated to MPPGPGVADQAPPPRSPLRGNGAMPPQSPLRIKQDGKFYERLLTRESSAANLSFRYYWAEPGAVPFVWESQPGTPKDVARTAAGALPAITPPPSYLLRHGNVAVGRQVAAASVARRDQKSGGRAAARSGKKRRCRLKRIRIGFVAGIFRRLSLGKRWRQRPAPPAKVWSSSSSSRWLFSSVATETGEHSLHQVQDEIAVPAHPKQHRTVPVPCRCSFPAMWLLRFRNSFGHGWA